The following are encoded in a window of Bradyrhizobium sp. WBOS07 genomic DNA:
- a CDS encoding PLP-dependent aminotransferase family protein: MTSSFDFAPLFPAGLPAPSARWTGLAKYSFVGGNNDSEQVPLEELIEATNTVLRREGRSLATYGLAHGPQGYLPLREFLVTKLKRDAGITCTVDDLLIVSGSLQALDLVNATLLTRGDTVIFEQDSYQGSLTRLARLGVNVVGVPLDKDGMRMDALAATLADLKGRGIRPKYIYTIPTVQNPTGGIMPESRRAEMVQLASEYGVPIFEDDCYADLVWSGQRPPAIYAMSESGGVIHIGSFSKSIAPALRVGFIVAPWEVMSRMLALKTDAGSGALEQMVLATYCKPHFSTHVPALTKALRTKLDTLMEALNEQFGTAAEFEEPKGGIFLWVKLPDQVDTLKLYQAALAAGVSINPGPEWSTNKGHSSSRLRLCFASPTHQQIREGVAVLAEVCRKEFGVPARSANVEKRA; the protein is encoded by the coding sequence ATGACGTCCAGCTTCGATTTCGCGCCCCTGTTTCCGGCAGGGCTGCCGGCCCCGTCCGCGCGCTGGACGGGCCTTGCCAAATACAGCTTTGTCGGCGGCAATAACGATTCCGAGCAGGTGCCGCTCGAGGAGCTGATCGAGGCGACCAACACGGTGCTGCGGCGCGAGGGACGCTCGCTTGCGACTTACGGGCTGGCGCACGGCCCGCAAGGCTACCTGCCCCTGCGCGAATTCCTGGTGACGAAGCTGAAGCGCGATGCCGGCATCACCTGCACCGTCGACGATCTCCTGATCGTCTCCGGCTCGCTGCAGGCGCTCGACCTCGTCAACGCGACGCTGTTGACCCGCGGCGACACCGTGATCTTCGAGCAGGACAGTTATCAGGGCTCCCTGACCCGCCTGGCGCGGCTCGGCGTCAACGTGGTCGGCGTCCCCCTCGACAAGGACGGCATGCGCATGGACGCGCTGGCCGCGACGCTGGCCGATCTGAAGGGCCGCGGCATCCGTCCGAAATACATCTACACCATCCCGACGGTGCAGAACCCGACCGGCGGCATCATGCCCGAGAGCCGCCGCGCCGAGATGGTCCAGCTTGCGAGCGAATATGGCGTGCCGATCTTCGAGGACGATTGCTATGCCGACCTCGTCTGGTCCGGGCAGCGGCCGCCCGCGATCTACGCGATGAGCGAGAGCGGCGGCGTGATTCATATCGGCTCGTTCTCGAAATCGATCGCGCCGGCGCTGCGCGTCGGATTCATCGTCGCGCCCTGGGAGGTGATGTCGCGGATGCTGGCGCTGAAGACGGATGCCGGCTCCGGCGCACTCGAGCAGATGGTGCTCGCCACTTATTGCAAGCCGCATTTTTCGACCCACGTGCCGGCCTTGACCAAGGCCCTGCGCACCAAGCTCGACACGCTGATGGAGGCGCTGAACGAGCAGTTCGGGACGGCGGCGGAATTCGAGGAGCCCAAGGGCGGCATCTTCCTCTGGGTGAAGCTGCCCGACCAGGTCGATACGCTGAAACTGTATCAGGCAGCGCTCGCCGCCGGCGTCTCGATCAATCCGGGGCCGGAATGGTCGACCAACAAGGGCCATTCCAGCTCACGGCTGCGGCTGTGCTTTGCAAGTCCGACGCATCAGCAGATTCGCGAGGGCGTCGCCGTGCTGGCCGAGGTCTGCCGCAAGGAGTTCGGCGTGCCCGCCCGCAGCGCCAATGTGGAGAAGCGGGCTTAG
- a CDS encoding DUF3124 domain-containing protein yields MRKGLLAAMLLCPLAVAVPAAAQSKVNIEQNFADSLTAMPKEELAVSGGFYVPAYSSVAMSRGKLRIDFSVTLSVHNASETQPLVMKRIAYFDTAGKQVENYLKAPVALKPLATVSVFIPIDDVRGGTGANFLVDWAATGEIAEPVVEALMVGGVANAHYAFISQGRPTRTVTRK; encoded by the coding sequence ATGCGAAAGGGGTTGCTCGCAGCAATGCTGCTATGCCCCCTCGCCGTTGCCGTGCCCGCCGCCGCACAATCCAAAGTCAATATCGAACAGAACTTTGCCGATTCCCTCACCGCGATGCCGAAGGAAGAACTCGCCGTCTCCGGCGGATTCTACGTGCCCGCCTACTCCAGCGTGGCGATGAGCCGGGGCAAGCTGCGCATCGACTTCTCGGTGACCTTGAGTGTTCACAACGCCTCCGAGACCCAGCCGCTGGTGATGAAACGCATCGCCTATTTCGACACCGCAGGCAAGCAGGTCGAGAACTATCTGAAGGCGCCGGTGGCCTTGAAGCCGCTGGCGACCGTCTCGGTCTTCATTCCCATCGACGACGTGCGCGGCGGGACCGGGGCCAATTTCCTGGTCGACTGGGCCGCGACAGGGGAGATCGCCGAGCCCGTGGTCGAGGCCTTGATGGTTGGCGGCGTCGCCAATGCGCATTACGCTTTCATCAGCCAGGGCCGTCCAACCCGGACGGTCACCAGGAAATAA
- a CDS encoding cation:proton antiporter yields MHELIRDITLSILFAWMLGLLAHFSRQPLILAYLIAGFCIGPFGAGWVHSQESISVISELGLIFMLFMIGLEIDLKKIVRAGRVILFAAGSQLLVGCLLGGLFFVGIGLGLGGGHFDAVYLSVACALSSTVIIVKVLYEKRELDTLPGRITLGVLVLQDIFAILFLAVQPSLANLQVSVILLSIGRVVVLVTAALLVSRYVLPRLFHQIARRPELILLGALAWCFLVAETAYQLSLSREMGALIAGVSLSTFPYALDVTAKVTTLRDFFITLFFVALGMTIPVPGLSVISLALMIAAFTVVSRLVTTFTPLYLMKQGLRASLLPALNLAQISEFSLVVIQTGITDHHIAAETANAASFAFVVLAVLSTFAMSRSDEITRWAIGPLKRIGLRDLDHGSGHGEEGHEGGHGEARRIVILGFFRAASALLAEIERQTPVLLEQITVVDFNPNVYQTLLSRGLHVIYGDISNVDTLLHAGIGKSEIIILSVPDSLLKGATNEKLVRHVRALNPTALIVATADLLADVSALYEAGASYVTVTRLSDAHELFTVIEAAQAGLLADKRAELDQRLGERREVLP; encoded by the coding sequence ATGCACGAGCTCATTCGCGACATCACTCTTTCTATCCTCTTCGCCTGGATGCTGGGCCTGCTCGCCCATTTCTCCCGGCAGCCGCTGATCCTGGCCTACCTTATCGCCGGCTTCTGCATAGGTCCATTCGGCGCCGGCTGGGTCCATTCGCAGGAATCGATCAGCGTCATCTCCGAGCTTGGCCTGATCTTCATGCTGTTCATGATCGGGCTGGAGATCGACCTGAAGAAGATCGTGCGGGCAGGGCGGGTGATCCTGTTCGCGGCGGGCAGCCAGCTGCTCGTCGGCTGCCTGCTCGGGGGTCTGTTCTTCGTCGGCATCGGCCTGGGGCTCGGCGGCGGGCACTTCGATGCGGTCTACCTCTCCGTCGCCTGCGCGCTGTCCAGCACCGTCATCATCGTCAAGGTGCTCTACGAGAAGCGCGAGCTCGACACGCTGCCGGGGCGCATCACGCTCGGCGTGCTGGTGCTTCAGGACATCTTCGCCATCCTGTTCCTGGCGGTGCAGCCGAGCCTAGCCAATCTGCAGGTCAGCGTCATCCTGCTCTCGATCGGCCGCGTTGTGGTGCTGGTCACGGCCGCGCTGCTGGTCAGCCGCTACGTGCTGCCGAGGCTGTTCCACCAGATCGCCCGGCGGCCCGAGCTGATTCTGCTCGGCGCGCTCGCCTGGTGCTTCCTGGTCGCGGAGACCGCGTATCAACTGTCGCTGTCGCGCGAGATGGGGGCGCTGATCGCCGGCGTCTCGCTCTCGACCTTTCCTTACGCGCTCGACGTCACCGCCAAGGTCACCACGCTGCGCGACTTCTTCATCACCCTGTTCTTCGTCGCGCTCGGCATGACCATTCCCGTGCCCGGCCTCTCGGTGATCAGCCTGGCCTTGATGATCGCGGCGTTCACGGTGGTGAGCCGCCTCGTCACCACCTTCACCCCGCTCTACCTGATGAAGCAGGGCCTGCGCGCCAGCCTGCTGCCGGCGCTGAATCTGGCGCAGATCTCCGAGTTCTCGCTGGTCGTGATCCAGACCGGCATCACCGATCACCACATCGCAGCCGAGACGGCGAACGCGGCCTCCTTCGCCTTCGTGGTGCTGGCGGTGCTCTCGACCTTCGCGATGAGCCGCAGCGACGAGATCACCCGCTGGGCGATCGGTCCCTTGAAACGGATCGGCCTGCGCGACCTCGACCATGGCAGCGGCCATGGCGAGGAGGGGCACGAGGGCGGCCACGGCGAGGCCCGCCGCATCGTCATTCTCGGCTTTTTCCGCGCGGCGAGCGCGCTCTTGGCCGAGATCGAACGGCAGACGCCGGTGCTGCTCGAGCAGATCACGGTAGTCGACTTCAACCCCAATGTGTACCAGACCCTGCTTTCGCGCGGCCTGCACGTGATCTACGGCGATATCAGCAATGTCGATACGCTGCTCCATGCCGGCATCGGCAAGTCCGAGATCATCATCCTCAGCGTGCCGGATTCGCTGCTGAAGGGCGCCACCAACGAGAAGCTGGTCCGCCACGTCCGCGCGCTCAATCCGACCGCCCTGATCGTCGCCACCGCCGACCTCCTGGCCGACGTCAGCGCCCTCTACGAGGCCGGCGCCAGCTACGTCACCGTGACCCGGCTCAGCGATGCGCACGAGCTGTTCACGGTCATCGAGGCGGCCCAGGCGGGCCTCTTGGCCGACAAGCGCGCCGAGCTCGATCAGCGGCTCGGCGAACGGCGCGAGGTGCTGCCCTGA
- the ribB gene encoding 3,4-dihydroxy-2-butanone-4-phosphate synthase encodes MPDSIQEVLQAFARGELVVVTDDEDREGEGDLIVAASLCTAEKMAFIIRHTSGIVCAPVTSEDARRLRLDPMVAHNDSAHTTAFTVSIDYKPDGGTGISAEERASCCRALANPNVGANDFARPGHIFPLIAKDGGVLLRSGHTEAAVDLCKLSGLPPVGVISELMNDDGSVMKGEQVAQFAARHKLKHVTIADMIAYRQAREKLIERVSTFVTESPIGPLQGYAYRSPFDSIAHVAFVYNGVGDGKNVLTRFHKPNIVKDIFTGHKRMAAVLEHFKKSGRGVLVYLRDGAAGVPVAALPDETATEADRNRQWREVGVGAQILRDLGVTSIRHLTSSVHDYKGLSGFGIEIVANEQLES; translated from the coding sequence ATGCCCGATAGCATTCAGGAAGTCTTGCAGGCCTTTGCCCGGGGCGAGCTCGTCGTCGTCACCGACGACGAGGACCGCGAGGGCGAGGGCGACCTGATCGTCGCCGCCTCGCTCTGCACCGCCGAGAAGATGGCGTTCATCATCCGCCACACCTCCGGCATCGTCTGCGCGCCGGTGACCAGCGAGGACGCGCGCCGCCTGCGGCTCGATCCGATGGTGGCCCACAACGACTCCGCGCACACCACCGCGTTCACGGTGTCGATCGACTACAAGCCCGATGGCGGCACCGGGATCTCCGCCGAGGAACGCGCCTCCTGCTGCCGCGCGCTGGCCAATCCCAACGTCGGCGCCAACGATTTCGCCCGGCCCGGCCACATCTTCCCGCTGATCGCCAAGGACGGCGGCGTGCTCCTGCGCTCCGGCCATACCGAGGCCGCGGTCGATCTCTGCAAGCTCTCCGGCCTGCCGCCGGTCGGCGTCATCAGCGAACTGATGAACGACGACGGCAGCGTGATGAAGGGCGAGCAGGTCGCGCAGTTCGCCGCCAGGCACAAGCTGAAGCACGTCACCATCGCGGACATGATCGCCTACCGCCAGGCGCGCGAGAAACTGATCGAGCGGGTCTCGACCTTCGTCACCGAAAGCCCGATCGGACCGTTGCAGGGCTATGCCTACCGCTCGCCGTTCGATTCCATCGCCCATGTCGCCTTCGTCTACAACGGCGTCGGCGACGGCAAGAACGTGCTGACGCGCTTTCACAAGCCGAACATCGTCAAGGACATCTTCACCGGGCACAAGCGCATGGCGGCGGTGCTGGAGCATTTCAAGAAGTCCGGCCGCGGCGTTCTGGTCTATTTGCGCGACGGTGCGGCCGGTGTGCCCGTCGCGGCGCTGCCGGACGAGACGGCGACGGAGGCCGACCGCAACCGCCAGTGGCGCGAGGTCGGCGTCGGTGCGCAGATCCTGCGCGATCTCGGCGTCACCTCGATCCGGCATCTCACCTCCTCGGTGCACGACTACAAGGGCCTGTCGGGCTTCGGCATCGAGATCGTCGCCAACGAGCAGCTCGAGAGTTGA
- a CDS encoding acyl-CoA dehydrogenase — MSVRPQAKDKPAAASFQWDDPFLLDEQLTEDERMVRDTARAYAQDKLLPRVSKAYLEEKTDREIFNEMGELGLIGITLPEEYGCANASYVAYGLVAREIERVDSGYRSMNSVQSSLVMYPIYAYGDENQRKKYLPKLASGEWVGCFGLTEPDAGSDPAGMKTRAEKVSDGYRLTGSKMWISNAPIADVFVVWAKSAAHDNQIRGFVLEKGMKGLSAPKIGGKLSLRASITGEVVMDGVVVPEDALLPNVSGLKGPFGCLNRARYGISWGVLGAAEDCMHRARQYTLDRKQFGKPLAATQLVQKKLADMQTEIALGLQGSLRVGRLMDEGKFAPEMISIMKRNNCGKALDIARVARDMHGGNGISIEYHVMRHVHNLETVNTYEGTHDVHALILGRAITGIQAFF; from the coding sequence ATGAGCGTGCGCCCTCAGGCCAAGGACAAGCCGGCTGCGGCTTCTTTCCAGTGGGACGATCCGTTCCTGCTCGACGAGCAGCTGACCGAAGACGAGCGCATGGTGCGCGACACCGCCCGCGCCTACGCCCAGGACAAGCTGCTGCCGCGCGTCTCCAAGGCCTATCTCGAGGAGAAGACCGACCGCGAGATTTTCAACGAGATGGGCGAGCTCGGCCTGATCGGCATCACGCTGCCTGAGGAATATGGCTGCGCCAATGCGAGCTACGTGGCTTACGGCCTCGTCGCGCGCGAGATCGAGCGGGTCGATTCCGGCTACCGCTCGATGAACTCGGTGCAGTCCTCGCTGGTGATGTACCCGATCTACGCCTATGGCGACGAGAACCAGCGCAAGAAGTACCTGCCCAAGCTCGCCAGCGGCGAATGGGTCGGCTGCTTCGGCCTGACTGAGCCGGACGCGGGCTCCGATCCCGCCGGCATGAAGACCCGCGCCGAGAAGGTCTCGGACGGTTATCGCCTCACCGGCAGCAAGATGTGGATCTCGAACGCGCCGATCGCCGACGTGTTCGTGGTCTGGGCCAAGTCGGCCGCGCACGACAACCAGATCCGCGGCTTCGTGCTGGAGAAGGGCATGAAGGGCCTGTCCGCACCGAAGATCGGCGGCAAGCTGTCGCTTCGCGCCTCCATCACCGGCGAGGTCGTGATGGACGGCGTCGTGGTCCCCGAAGACGCGCTGCTGCCCAACGTCTCGGGCCTGAAGGGTCCGTTCGGCTGCCTCAACCGCGCCCGCTACGGCATCTCCTGGGGCGTGCTCGGCGCCGCCGAGGACTGCATGCATCGCGCCCGCCAGTACACCCTGGACCGCAAGCAGTTCGGCAAGCCGCTCGCCGCAACCCAGCTGGTGCAGAAGAAGCTCGCCGACATGCAGACCGAGATCGCGCTAGGCCTCCAGGGCTCGCTTCGCGTCGGCCGCCTGATGGACGAGGGCAAGTTCGCGCCCGAGATGATCTCGATCATGAAGCGCAACAATTGCGGCAAGGCGCTGGACATCGCCCGCGTCGCACGCGACATGCACGGCGGCAACGGCATCTCGATCGAGTACCATGTGATGCGCCACGTCCATAACCTCGAGACGGTCAACACCTACGAGGGCACCCACGACGTCCACGCCCTGATCCTGGGCCGCGCCATCACGGGCATTCAGGCGTTTTTTTAG
- a CDS encoding MBL fold metallo-hydrolase, producing MSDNDDVPFNRNFPLRPGIVEEVRPGVRRVLCNNPSPFTFTGTVSYIVGRGNVAIIDPGPDDEAHAAALLDAVRGETVSHIFVTHTHRDHSPNTARIKQATGAPVYAEGPHRASRPRFESEKHNPESGADRDFAPDVNVAHGDVVEGDGWRLEAVATPGHTANHLAFAWPERKFNFVGDHVMGWSTSIVAPPDGSMIDYMDSLERLAAREEDLYFSGHGPEIPDGQRFVRFLIRHRKAREASILHRLAKGETDIPTMVRAIYIGIDPRLTTAAGYSVLAHLEDLVARGVVATEGDPVITGTYRMANA from the coding sequence ATGTCCGACAACGACGACGTCCCGTTCAACCGCAATTTTCCACTGCGTCCCGGCATCGTCGAGGAAGTCCGGCCCGGCGTGCGCCGCGTGCTCTGCAACAATCCGAGCCCGTTCACCTTCACCGGCACCGTCAGCTACATCGTCGGCCGAGGCAATGTCGCGATCATCGACCCCGGTCCCGACGATGAGGCGCATGCGGCTGCGCTGCTCGATGCCGTGCGCGGCGAGACGGTGAGCCATATCTTCGTCACCCACACCCATCGCGACCATTCGCCGAACACGGCGCGGATCAAGCAGGCGACGGGGGCGCCGGTCTATGCCGAAGGCCCGCACCGCGCCTCGCGTCCGCGTTTCGAAAGCGAGAAGCACAATCCGGAATCCGGCGCCGACCGCGATTTCGCACCGGACGTCAACGTCGCGCATGGCGACGTCGTCGAGGGCGACGGCTGGCGGCTCGAGGCCGTGGCGACGCCCGGCCACACCGCCAATCATCTGGCATTCGCCTGGCCCGAGCGAAAGTTCAATTTCGTCGGCGATCACGTGATGGGCTGGTCGACCTCGATCGTGGCGCCGCCGGACGGCTCCATGATCGACTACATGGACTCGCTGGAGCGGCTGGCGGCACGCGAGGAGGATCTCTATTTCTCGGGCCACGGCCCTGAGATCCCCGACGGCCAGCGCTTCGTGCGCTTCCTGATCCGTCACCGCAAGGCGCGTGAGGCCTCGATCCTGCACCGCCTCGCCAAGGGCGAGACCGACATCCCGACCATGGTCCGCGCGATCTATATCGGCATCGATCCCAGGCTGACGACCGCCGCCGGCTATTCCGTGCTGGCGCATCTGGAGGATCTGGTCGCCCGCGGCGTGGTCGCGACCGAGGGCGATCCTGTGATCACGGGGACGTATCGGATGGCGAACGCGTAG
- a CDS encoding DUF1499 domain-containing protein → MARRFSAPYQSEPVSSLASWARNLAVFAVVAVVVSIIIVRFDFLEPKPALATFLGGLAISGLSILFGLLGFAAIWQNGSRGMARILLAFLIDGAILAYPAYLALQYRKLPAIYDITTDPIDPPRFDALARLRTGEGTNPAVYAGLYSAEQQRHFYPDVEPVELEISVDRAYAIALQLIHKRKWIVIDERAPQPPRRIGRIEAVARTPIMGFREDISIRFVADGDDSRVDIRSASRNFDSDLGSNAARIKKFIDDLNSAADADALKPVKKTPVTPPKAPAKTVKK, encoded by the coding sequence ATGGCCCGCAGGTTTTCCGCTCCCTACCAGTCGGAGCCCGTGTCCAGCCTCGCGAGCTGGGCGCGCAATCTGGCCGTGTTCGCGGTGGTGGCCGTAGTGGTGTCGATCATCATCGTCCGCTTCGATTTCCTGGAGCCGAAGCCGGCGCTCGCCACCTTCCTTGGCGGGCTCGCGATATCCGGTCTCTCGATCCTGTTCGGGCTCTTAGGCTTTGCCGCGATCTGGCAGAACGGCTCGCGCGGCATGGCGCGCATCCTGCTCGCTTTCCTGATCGACGGGGCGATCCTCGCCTATCCCGCCTATCTGGCCTTGCAATATCGCAAGCTGCCGGCGATCTACGACATCACCACCGACCCGATCGACCCGCCGCGCTTCGACGCCCTGGCAAGGCTGCGCACCGGCGAGGGCACCAACCCCGCGGTCTATGCCGGCCTCTATTCGGCGGAGCAGCAGCGCCACTTCTATCCCGACGTCGAGCCGGTCGAGCTCGAGATTTCCGTCGACCGCGCCTATGCGATCGCACTCCAGCTCATCCACAAGCGCAAATGGATCGTCATCGACGAGCGTGCGCCGCAGCCGCCGCGCCGCATCGGCCGCATCGAGGCGGTGGCGCGCACGCCGATCATGGGTTTCCGTGAGGACATTTCGATCAGGTTCGTGGCGGATGGCGACGATTCCCGCGTCGACATCCGCTCGGCCTCGCGCAATTTCGACAGCGATCTCGGCAGCAACGCCGCGCGGATCAAGAAATTCATCGACGATCTCAATAGCGCCGCCGATGCCGACGCGCTCAAGCCGGTGAAGAAGACGCCGGTGACGCCGCCGAAGGCGCCGGCAAAGACGGTGAAGAAATAG
- a CDS encoding fatty-acid--CoA ligase, producing the protein MLGLMQDWPLLCHRIIEHAAKIHGKQEVVTRSVEGPIHRTTYAEIHKRALKVSQMLERDGIKLGDRVATIAWNTWRHLEVWYGIMGIGAICHTVNPRLFPEQIAWIINHAEDRIVMTDLTFIPILEKIADKLPSVERYVVLTDKAHMPQTTLKNVIAYEDWIAQADGKFKWKDFDENTAAAMCYTSGTTGDPKGVLYSHRSNVLHALMANNVDALGTSASETMLPVVPLFHANSWGIAFSAPSQGTKLVMPGAKLDGASVYELLSTERVTHTAGVPTVWLMLLQHMSANNLKLPDLKMVICGGSAMPRSMIKAFLDMGSNVRHAWGMTEMSPIGSVAALKPPFQNATGDARLDVLQMQGYAPFAVEMKITDDAGKELPWDGKTFGRLKVSGPAVAKAYYRVDTNILDEDGFFDTGDVSTIDEDGYMRITDRSKDVIKSGGEWISSIDLENLAVGHPAVAEAAVIGVFHPKWDERPLLIVQLKQGQHATREEILKFMDGKIAKWWMPDDVAFVEGIPHTATGKILKTALRDQFKDYRFPNAAA; encoded by the coding sequence ATGCTTGGTTTGATGCAAGATTGGCCCCTGCTCTGCCACCGGATCATCGAACACGCCGCCAAAATTCATGGCAAGCAGGAGGTGGTCACACGCTCGGTCGAGGGACCGATCCATCGCACCACTTACGCCGAGATCCACAAGCGCGCGCTCAAGGTCTCGCAGATGCTGGAGCGCGACGGCATCAAGCTCGGAGACCGTGTCGCCACCATCGCCTGGAACACCTGGCGCCATCTCGAGGTGTGGTACGGCATCATGGGAATCGGTGCCATCTGCCATACGGTCAATCCCCGCCTTTTCCCCGAGCAGATCGCCTGGATCATCAACCATGCGGAAGACCGCATCGTGATGACCGACCTCACCTTCATTCCGATCCTGGAGAAGATCGCCGACAAGCTGCCGAGCGTGGAGCGCTACGTCGTGCTCACCGACAAGGCGCACATGCCGCAGACCACGCTGAAGAACGTGATCGCCTACGAGGACTGGATCGCGCAGGCGGACGGCAAATTCAAATGGAAGGACTTTGACGAGAACACGGCAGCCGCGATGTGTTACACCTCCGGCACCACCGGCGATCCCAAGGGTGTGCTGTATTCGCATCGCTCCAACGTGCTGCACGCGCTGATGGCCAACAATGTCGACGCCCTCGGCACGAGTGCGTCCGAGACAATGCTGCCGGTGGTTCCACTGTTCCATGCCAACAGCTGGGGCATCGCCTTCTCCGCCCCTTCGCAGGGCACCAAGCTGGTCATGCCCGGCGCCAAGCTCGACGGCGCCTCGGTCTATGAGCTGCTCTCGACCGAGAGGGTGACGCACACCGCCGGCGTGCCGACGGTGTGGCTGATGCTGCTCCAGCACATGTCGGCCAATAATCTCAAGCTGCCGGATCTGAAGATGGTGATCTGCGGCGGCTCGGCGATGCCGCGCTCAATGATCAAGGCCTTCCTCGACATGGGCTCGAACGTGCGTCACGCCTGGGGCATGACCGAGATGAGCCCGATCGGCAGCGTCGCGGCGCTGAAGCCGCCGTTCCAGAACGCCACCGGCGATGCCAGGCTCGACGTGCTCCAGATGCAGGGCTATGCGCCCTTCGCGGTCGAGATGAAGATCACCGACGATGCCGGCAAGGAGCTGCCCTGGGACGGCAAGACCTTCGGCCGCCTCAAGGTCTCCGGCCCCGCCGTCGCCAAGGCCTATTACCGCGTCGACACTAACATCCTCGACGAGGACGGCTTCTTCGACACCGGCGACGTCTCGACCATCGACGAGGACGGCTACATGCGGATCACCGACCGCTCCAAGGACGTGATCAAGTCCGGCGGCGAGTGGATCTCCTCGATCGATCTCGAGAACCTCGCCGTCGGTCATCCGGCCGTGGCGGAAGCCGCCGTGATCGGCGTGTTCCATCCCAAATGGGACGAGCGGCCGCTCTTGATCGTGCAGCTCAAGCAGGGCCAGCACGCCACCCGCGAGGAGATCCTGAAGTTCATGGACGGCAAGATCGCCAAATGGTGGATGCCCGACGACGTCGCCTTCGTCGAGGGTATTCCGCACACGGCCACCGGCAAGATCCTGAAGACTGCGCTGCGCGACCAGTTCAAGGATTATCGCTTCCCGAACGCGGCAGCATAG
- a CDS encoding extensin family protein — MTFSLPDFRRKWSCRGYMSAGAAMVTAALGLSLVLVEQAEARRHASPLDIFGIAAPRPRPAVHSAKIPLPRPRPEEAPKAPQAAPAEAEDRPSRDKPSADKPAADKPAEAAAPPEKQASACRLALTEEIAIAPSVPDIRGPGACGGEDLVRLEAVVLPDKRKVTVKPAAILRCTMASAIADWLRKDMVPLASSLGSTISDLDNFNSFECRGRNRVAGALLSEHGKANAVDVRAIKLANGQSIGLTDRTMPREVRERVLHSVCARFSTVLGPGSDWYHEDHIHLDLAQRRNDYRICQWNVWDPLPRVAPLLPAERPEEAPPREVAAKPEVKPEARQGADEAAAEKAPAPADKPAAEGSKSRPHKPATKKRR, encoded by the coding sequence ATGACTTTTAGCCTGCCGGACTTTCGCCGCAAATGGTCTTGTCGCGGCTATATGTCCGCCGGCGCGGCAATGGTTACCGCTGCGCTCGGCCTGTCGCTCGTGCTCGTCGAGCAGGCAGAGGCGCGAAGGCATGCATCCCCCCTGGATATCTTCGGTATCGCCGCACCCCGGCCGCGCCCGGCGGTACATTCCGCCAAAATTCCGCTGCCGAGACCGCGCCCTGAGGAGGCCCCCAAAGCGCCGCAAGCGGCTCCGGCGGAGGCCGAGGACAGGCCCTCCCGGGACAAGCCGTCTGCCGATAAGCCAGCAGCCGACAAGCCCGCCGAGGCCGCGGCGCCGCCCGAGAAGCAGGCCTCGGCCTGCCGCCTCGCGCTGACCGAGGAGATCGCGATCGCGCCCTCCGTTCCGGACATCCGCGGCCCCGGCGCCTGCGGCGGCGAGGATCTGGTACGGCTGGAAGCCGTCGTGCTGCCGGACAAGCGCAAGGTGACGGTGAAGCCGGCCGCGATCCTTCGCTGCACCATGGCGTCCGCGATCGCCGATTGGCTGCGCAAGGACATGGTGCCGTTGGCCAGCAGCCTCGGCTCGACCATCAGCGACCTCGATAATTTCAATTCCTTCGAATGCCGCGGCCGCAACCGCGTCGCCGGCGCGCTGCTGTCGGAGCACGGCAAGGCCAACGCCGTCGATGTGCGCGCCATCAAGCTGGCCAACGGGCAGTCGATCGGCCTCACCGACCGCACCATGCCGCGCGAGGTGCGCGAACGCGTGCTGCACTCGGTCTGCGCGCGGTTTTCCACCGTGCTCGGCCCGGGCTCGGACTGGTACCACGAGGACCATATCCATCTCGACCTGGCGCAGCGGCGCAACGACTACCGGATCTGCCAGTGGAATGTCTGGGATCCGCTGCCACGGGTAGCCCCGCTGCTGCCGGCGGAACGTCCCGAGGAAGCGCCACCGCGCGAGGTTGCGGCCAAACCTGAGGTCAAGCCCGAGGCGCGGCAAGGCGCTGACGAGGCGGCGGCGGAGAAGGCTCCAGCGCCGGCTGACAAGCCGGCGGCCGAGGGCAGCAAGTCCCGGCCGCACAAGCCGGCAACAAAAAAGCGCCGGTGA